GCCTCTGTGACGAGTCAATAGAGCGCACCAATAATCAGCCAGGCGTAGGCCCCCAAACCAAAAATGGTCAAACCAATGAAATCCTTGGCGAAAGTCCAGTTGAACATGGTTCATGCCTCCGGGCAAAAGAGAACAAAAGCGACACATTGACCCAAGATGTATCATGGCCCAAAAGAGAATACAACAAGAACATTTGCTCTCGGCGATGTGATGGGATGTTGGGGGGAGAGCTGTGGCAAAGTCCTTACGAGCAAGGGCGGCGATCAAAGGAGGATGGAAATGGGCTGGAATAGGCGAGCCTTGGGTTTGGGTATCTGCATTGGCTTACTGGCCAGCGGTTCGCAGGCTGGCGAGGTTCGCGTGGTCGATGCCGATGTGGTTCGATCCGGAGATGGCAGCTATCGCTTCGATGTGACCCTGCGCCATGGGGATGAAGGCTGGGATCACTACGCCAACCAGTGGCAGATCGTGGCACCGGACGGTCAGGTTTTAGGGACTCGGACTTTGCTGCACCCCCATGTGAATGAACAACCCTTTACCCGCAGTTTGGGCGGCGTCCGGATCCCGCCAGGTGTCGACCATGTCGATGTCATGGCGCGCGATAGCAAACATGGAATTGGCGGCAAGCCATTTCGAGTGCTGATTCCAAACCGCCCGTAACCAAGGCAGGAAGTATCCTCTCGACGCCGGAACCCAGGAGGGTTATAATATAACCTTATTGGGCGAGTCGGGGGACGCCGCACGGTGAATAGGGGTGTGCCATGACCTTCTTGTCGTATGCATTTGTCGGTCTGCTTGTGACTTGGCTCTGCATTGCCTTCGTCGTCGAAGCCGCTTTGGTTGGGATGCTGGTATTCGGTGTTTTCAAGCAAGTCCATCGCCTGCTTGGATTCAGGCGAAAGACTTTAGTTCCGACGAACTGAAGCATTAACCGAACCGTAACCGTCAATGCGCGAATATGGCAACAGTGACTCAACTGTGCCTATTCGTGGAGAGATTGTTATGGGCCATTATCGATATCAGGTTCGATACGCAACGCGGGAAACCCGTCCAGAGGTAGAACAATTGCTGGAAGGTCGTTGCATGGGCGATTGGTCCGTGGAGGAGGAACAGCGCCGCCGCGCCCGTTCCGCCGATAGCCACCTGTTCCGGGTTCACTTCGAGCAGGAAGGCGATATTCTCGCCCTATTCAAGTCGGCCACCAGCGCCTGCTAGCTTTTCAGCCGGTAGCGCACCACACCTTTAACCTCGGTGGGGTCAATGGGCTTTCCCTTGTGCAGAATTTCGAGGGTACCGGCGCGGGCTTGGTGTAGGGCCTGTTGTTTGACCGCTTGGAAATAGCGGCGCCAGGGTACGGGTTTACCGTGATCCTTGGTCTGTTCCTTGGCATAGGCCTGGGCGATCTCCTGCCCCCCGGCAGAGGCTTTATCGGACAGAAAAGACATCATGAAGGTAACCAGCGGATCCGGCTTCCGCTGCTCGTTCTCGTTGGTCATGGCGAGGTTAATCCTAATCGGTATGGGGAAGAACGGCGTCTACGGGACTGATTAGCACGGTTTCCCAACCGGCGACCACATGCGGAGCGATGCTCCGGGCCCAGTGCAATGTCCGTTCGGCAAATTCAGGTGTGAAATGATAGGCGTCACGGATTTGCGACAAGATGGCCTGCTCTTCGGGCGGCACCTGTCCATCGCAGACGGCGACCAGGGATATCTCCAGCAATAGAACCGTCCGCGCTTTCATACTATCGAACACATCCAGGCGGAAATTGCCCTGTGCCGTGGCCAAATCCGGTACCACGTCCCAGCCGATTTCAGACTGTATGGCACCCAGCAGGGAATGCTCCTCGGCAACGATCTTGCCGTCGGCCTGACAGAGCTTCATGGCAAGGGCCAGGAACACCGATTTTTGCTGAGGATTGAGGATGTTGAGAAACACGATAGGGGTCCTAACGGTGAAAAGCGCCGGTCATGAAAAAGTCACTTTTGTAAACGGCAGCCGAAAGCGGATTAAATAAGGAAAAATCCACCCGCGTCACGGGGAATCCAGCGGCGCCAGTATGTGATCATAGAGGGCCTGATAGCTGCCGTCTTGTTTCATTTCCCGCAGCGCCTCCGTGACTTTTGGGATGTGGTGCTGGTGTTTTTTATTCAGGTACATATACATCTTCAGATCGACGAACGGTGGATCGAGAATGGCCAGGTTTTTCAGGCCCATCTGCCGGGCAACCCACAATCCCTGCCAGCGCTCGTACAGAGCCACGTCGGCCCGACCGGCTCTCAGGATATCGAACATCTGATTGGCGTCGCGGGTCTTGATGATCTGTTCGGCCTGTTTGACATTGTTGTCAAAGATCTTCCAACCGGTGATATATGTCACCGCTTGCCCGGCCAAGGAGCCCCAGCCCGACACGGGGATTTTCCTGCCGGTGGTGTAGCCCACAAACTGGGAATTGATCAGGCTTTCGGGCACGCGAACCAAATTGGGATAGGTTTTTTCCAGCCCCTTGATACGGAGCAAACAGCCGTCTTCCAAACCATCGTTGGCGTTGCGCAGCACTCTCTCGGCCGGAAGCACGATGACGCGTAGGTCCAATCCCGCACGCCGGAAGGCTTCCTTGGCCAATTCCTCAAGAAATCCGTCTTCGGCCTCAGTGGTAACGAACGGCGGCTTGAGCCCAGTGGCTATGGTAAGGCGTTCGACTGCCTGGGCTGACGTCTGACCAATGACAAGGGCCGCGACCGCGCCCAATGCCCAACGCAACAAATTCATCGGAACTTCCCTGGTATCCCTTTTCATTTAGTCGAAATTATAGCCACTTAATTATATAATACTCAATGATAAAGTAGATTATAGTGCAAGCGGGCCTTTGTGCGGCAATCGCGAGTAATTCTATGCGCGGGGCGTCGGCGGCAAAAAAGGGCGGGATTGCTCCCGCCCTTGGTAACGCAGTGTTGGGTCCGTTTAGGACGAGTAGTACATCTGGAACTCGACCGGGTGCGGGGTATGCTCGAAGTTGTAGACTTCTTCCCACTTGAGCTCCAGATAGCCGTCGATCATGTCGCTGTTGAACACGTCGCCCTTCATCAGGAACTCGCGGTCGGCGTCCAGGGCTTCCAGAGCTTCGCGCAGGCTGCCGCAGACGGTCGGCACTTCGGAGAGCTCTTCCGGCGGCAGATCGTACAGGTTCTTGTCCATGGCATCGCCCGGGTGGATCTTGTTCTGGATGCCGTCGAGGCCAGCCATCATCATGGCGGCAAAGGCCAGGTACGGATTGGCCGTGGCGTCGGGGAAGCGGATCTCGACGCGCTTGCCCTTGGGGTTGGCCGAGAACGGGATCCGGCAAGAGGCGGAACGGTTGCGGGCCGAATAGGCCAGCAGCACGGGAGCCTCGAAGCCCGGGATCAGGCGCTTGTAGGAGTTGGTGGACGGGTTGGTGAAGGCATTCAACGCCTTGGCGTGCTTGATAATGCCACCAATGTAGTACAGGGCGTTGTCCGACAGGTCGGCATAGCCGGAACCGGCCATGATCGGGTTGCCGTCTTTCCAGATGGACTGGTGGGTATGCATGCCCGAGCCGTTGTCGTTGATCACCGGCTTCGGCATGAAGGTGGCGGTCTTGCCATAGGTATGGGCGACCATGTGGGTCACATACTTATAGGTCTGCACGTTGTCGGCGCTTTGTACCAGGGTGGAGAAGGTCATGCCGAGCTCATGCTGGGACGGCGCCACTTCGTGGTGATGCTTGTCCATGGTCAGGCCCATTTCCTGCATCACGGCAACCATTTCGCCCCGCAGGTCGGGAACTGAATCCACCGGCGGAACCGGGAAGTAGCCGCCCTTGACCGGCGGGCGGTGGCCGATATTGCCTTCGGGCATGATCTTGCCGGTGACATAGGGGCCTTCCTCGGAATCGAATTCGTACATGACGCGGTTCATGGACACGTCGAAGCGCACGTCGTCGAAGACGAAGAACTCGGGCTCCGGACCGAAGTAGGCGGTATCACCAATGCCGGTGCTCTTCAGATAGGCTTCGGCCTTGGTCGCCACCGAGCGCGGGTCGCGGTTGTAAAGCTGACCGGTGCCGGGCTCCAAGATGTTGCAGTTGATGATCATGGTGCTCTGAGCGGCGAACGGATCCATGACGGCGGAAATCGGATCGGGGATCAGCGCCATGTCGGACTCGTTGATCGCCTTCCAACCGGCGATGGAGGAGCCATCGAACATGATGCCATCGGCGAAAGCGTCATCGTCGATGAAATCCGACACCATGGTCAGATGCTGCCACTTGCCACGCGGATCGGTAAAGCGCAGGTCGACGAACTTGATTTCGTTGTCCTTGATGACCTTCAGGACGTCATCGGAAGTTTCGCACTTAAGCGTCATGGTTTGGTACCTTTCAAACGATGGATAATGATTGGTCGTGATGGGATCAGACGGCGTCCTTGCCGCGTTCACCGGTCCGGATGCGGATCGCGTCTTCTATGGTGGAAATGAAAATCTTGCCGTCGCCGATGCGGCCGGTATAGGCGGCCTGCTGAATGGCTTCGACGGCGCGTTCGACCAGATCGTCGTCCACCACCAGTTCGATTTTCACCTTGGGCAGGAAATCGACCACATACTCGGCACCCCGATAGAGTTCCGTATGGCCTTTCTGGCGGCCAAACCCCTTGGCCTCGACAACGGTAATGCCCTGGAGCCCGACTTCATGCAGGGCGTCCTTCACCTCGTCCAGTTTGAAGGGTTTGATGATCGCCTCAATTTTCTTCATGGATAGATATCCCCTTGCCGTTTCCTGCGTCTCTCCGAGAGGAGAGGTGCCTGAACCTTTCGGTCCGGCCCCTACTTAGCACAATGCGTGCCAGCCGGGAGCATGATTACAAAATATCGGGAAAGCCCCGGTGCGGACGCATTCTAACGGAATGCCGGACAATTTTAAGGGCAATTATGTGATTATATTTTAGGCGAATGCCTTTATTATGGGCGCCTGTGGTCGGGGGAGATCGTGGCTGTCGAGGCTTTGCAAAACCCTTGACGCCTCAGCGGCCAAGGGCTAAACAGGCGCCTCTTGTGGCGAGCGTAGCTCAGTTGGTTAGAGCACCTGGTTGTGGTCCAGGGGGTCGTGGGTTCAAATCCCATCGCCCGCCCCATTTTTTCAAAGACTTAGCTCCACCGTCGTGTGGGGCTAAGTCATTTATGGACACGCTGTGGACAGATCGGGTGGAGCCTTTTTGCTATGGCATTTATAGCAAACAGGGGCGATGCCTCTGCGTCTAGATCACGTCGTGTTTAATCGGATTCGATCAAACATGAAAAACGTGATCGATTCCAATAAGGTCGCGCGTGTCTAGCGGGTCCGATTGGACCCGACACGCGCTAGTGGACCCAGCCGCGTGTGCCGCTATCAGGCGGGGCGACGATGACAGGGCATGCCGGATTTGGTCCGCGAGTTTATCTCCTGCGATTTCGGCCAGGCCGAGAACTTCGTCAAGGTCTCGAAAAGCGAAAAGCCCGGCATCCGAAGTGATCTTCGTGCCATGAAACTCCAGCTTCAGCCGACGGTCAAAATCTAGCCTCAGGACCTGAGTTTCGCTTTCATCCGCCAGATGAGCCATTCCACACCTTCCAGCCCGACAGCAACGCATTGATTTTTATATCAGAATAGCGCCGCAGCGTCGTTAGGTCGGTTGCCTTATCTGGGAAATGGGGGCCAAGACCACGTTGTACCGTTGGTACGAGCGTTACCGCTACCTGGCTTTCGGTGAGGCCGGGCAGGTGACAAATCGGGCAGATTTGGGTTAGATTCCTTCATTGCGACCGTAGATGAAATTGGTGTCGTGGGTTGGGTGTGCACCCCATGAACTCTACGATAATTCGACCATTCAAGCTACGTTCGGCAGCTTTCTCGGCTGGGGCCCGTGAATAATTCGGGCTAAGGGGATGCGGCCCTTTCGAGATGGACATGAACTTTGATGTGAGAGTGGAGGTTGCATCATGCCAAGTTCCGTTAAATTATTTTTCTTTTCGGTGTCGATATTGGGAATTGCCACTATTTCTTTCGCGGACGCCCAAGCCACGTCGGCCGATGATTGTTCCAAGGAACGTGCTAAACTGATGAAGGATATGGATGCCGCCGTGGCCAATATCGGCCAGCAGACGAGTGGCCTTTTCCCATATGAGAAGAAGCGGGTCCTCGCAAAGGCCGAATTCATCGAAAAGACCTTGGACGATATCGACAAGCTTTTTCCCAAAGGCAGTGAGAGCACGTCGACGAAAAAAAATATTTGGAAAAAGCCAAAAAAATTCCAAAAGATGCTCGATAAAGCGAGGAGCCTGGCTGGTAAACTCATAAAAACCATCAAGAAAAAAGACAAATACGCCGTCGCAAAAGTGAACAAGTCCCTGTTCAAGGCCTGCGGGAATTGTCACGCAGAATTCCGCCAATAGGACGATAATTTTCCCACCCTAACTTAGACGAAATAGACTGTTTTTTTTGTGTTTTTGACCGTTCAGTCCCTTCATGGTAACATCGTAGAAATCATGAGTTCCCTCCATGCTGAACTCAGTCGGCAGTTTGAAAAGGTATTGCGTTTGTTAGCGCATACAATGAGGCGGGACAAGAATCCTGCTGTACCAAGGGGAGAAAAAAATGAAAT
The sequence above is drawn from the Magnetospira sp. QH-2 genome and encodes:
- a CDS encoding DUF3253 domain-containing protein, translating into MTNENEQRKPDPLVTFMMSFLSDKASAGGQEIAQAYAKEQTKDHGKPVPWRRYFQAVKQQALHQARAGTLEILHKGKPIDPTEVKGVVRYRLKS
- the glnA gene encoding type I glutamate--ammonia ligase, whose translation is MTLKCETSDDVLKVIKDNEIKFVDLRFTDPRGKWQHLTMVSDFIDDDAFADGIMFDGSSIAGWKAINESDMALIPDPISAVMDPFAAQSTMIINCNILEPGTGQLYNRDPRSVATKAEAYLKSTGIGDTAYFGPEPEFFVFDDVRFDVSMNRVMYEFDSEEGPYVTGKIMPEGNIGHRPPVKGGYFPVPPVDSVPDLRGEMVAVMQEMGLTMDKHHHEVAPSQHELGMTFSTLVQSADNVQTYKYVTHMVAHTYGKTATFMPKPVINDNGSGMHTHQSIWKDGNPIMAGSGYADLSDNALYYIGGIIKHAKALNAFTNPSTNSYKRLIPGFEAPVLLAYSARNRSASCRIPFSANPKGKRVEIRFPDATANPYLAFAAMMMAGLDGIQNKIHPGDAMDKNLYDLPPEELSEVPTVCGSLREALEALDADREFLMKGDVFNSDMIDGYLELKWEEVYNFEHTPHPVEFQMYYSS
- a CDS encoding ABC transporter substrate-binding protein, with amino-acid sequence MNLLRWALGAVAALVIGQTSAQAVERLTIATGLKPPFVTTEAEDGFLEELAKEAFRRAGLDLRVIVLPAERVLRNANDGLEDGCLLRIKGLEKTYPNLVRVPESLINSQFVGYTTGRKIPVSGWGSLAGQAVTYITGWKIFDNNVKQAEQIIKTRDANQMFDILRAGRADVALYERWQGLWVARQMGLKNLAILDPPFVDLKMYMYLNKKHQHHIPKVTEALREMKQDGSYQALYDHILAPLDSP
- a CDS encoding P-II family nitrogen regulator, giving the protein MKKIEAIIKPFKLDEVKDALHEVGLQGITVVEAKGFGRQKGHTELYRGAEYVVDFLPKVKIELVVDDDLVERAVEAIQQAAYTGRIGDGKIFISTIEDAIRIRTGERGKDAV
- a CDS encoding cytochrome c gives rise to the protein MPSSVKLFFFSVSILGIATISFADAQATSADDCSKERAKLMKDMDAAVANIGQQTSGLFPYEKKRVLAKAEFIEKTLDDIDKLFPKGSESTSTKKNIWKKPKKFQKMLDKARSLAGKLIKTIKKKDKYAVAKVNKSLFKACGNCHAEFRQ